A genomic stretch from Apis cerana isolate GH-2021 linkage group LG9, AcerK_1.0, whole genome shotgun sequence includes:
- the LOC108000601 gene encoding WW domain-binding protein 2 isoform X2 has translation MSLNTAHANGGVLIHAGECILLFCDHVTMEFHGQEQAEFIGSKRGRLYLTTHRMIFNAKDQKEKMQSFSFPFITLSEVEVEQPMFGANYIKGKCRAQPNGNWIGECKFKLHFKSGGAIEFGQAMLRAAAMAQQNGPVNDAPPPYQPPTSNWYAAPPPAYQAAPTGYYGWLPRNDAFSDTPPANSVYMTDMPPPYPGINTPYQGYANVPQGAWGNSSQQPGWTPPQQNGAPGWANPSYNAQPMSQADAKAAEAAQSAYYDPNRPQCAYVPPPAYYESPPSFQQATEKKDQ, from the exons atgtcGTTAAACACAGCGCACGCTAACGGCGGTGTTTTAATACACGCTGGAGAATG catattattattctgtGATCATGTCACAATGGAATTTCATGGACAAGAACAAGCAGAATTTATTGGTAGCAAACGTGGCAGATTATATTTAACTACACAcagaatgatttttaatgcCAAAgatcaaaaggaaaaaatgcaaTCATTTAGCTTCCCATTTATAACATTGAGTGAAGTTGAAGTAGAACAACCAATGTTTGGAGCTAATTACATCAAAGGTAAATGTCGTGCTCAACCAAATGGCAATTGGATTGGAGAATGCAAGttcaaattacattttaaaagtgGTGGTGCAATAGAATTTGGTCAAGCCATGTTAAGAGCTGCAGCAATgg ctcAACAAAATGGACCTGTAAATGATGCTCCACCGCCATATCAACCTCCAACATCAAATTGGTATGCAGCACCACCACCTGCTTATCAAGCAGCACCTACAGGATATTATGGATGGTTACCACGAAATGATGCTTTTTCAGATACGCCACCAG ccAATAGCGTATATATGACGGATATGCCACCTCCATATCCTGGTATAAATACACCTTATCAAGGATATGCAAATGTACCACAAGGTGCATGGGGAAATTCCAGTCAACAGCCTGGTTGGACACCACCTCAACAAAATGGTGCACCTGGGTGGGCTAATCCAAGTTATAATGCCCAACCAATGTCCCAAGCAG atGCAAAAGCAGCAGAAGCTGCTCAAAGTGCTTATTATGATCCAAATAGACCACAATGTGCCTATGTTCCACCTCCTGCATACTAT gaAAGTCCACCAAGTTTCCAGCAAGCAACAGAGAAGAAAGATCAATAA
- the LOC108000601 gene encoding WW domain-binding protein 2 isoform X1: MSLNTAHANGGVLIHAGECILLFCDHVTMEFHGQEQAEFIGSKRGRLYLTTHRMIFNAKDQKEKMQSFSFPFITLSEVEVEQPMFGANYIKGKCRAQPNGNWIGECKFKLHFKSGGAIEFGQAMLRAAAMAQQNGPVNDAPPPYQPPTSNWYAAPPPAYQAAPTGYYGWLPRNDAFSDTPPANSVYMTDMPPPYPGINTPYQGYANVPQGAWGNSSQQPGWTPPQQNGAPGWANPSYNAQPMSQAGAYPNYGQPAYNSYSQNPPPYTPYSQGNNYVQSGYYPQQNPYNPYPPNY; the protein is encoded by the exons atgtcGTTAAACACAGCGCACGCTAACGGCGGTGTTTTAATACACGCTGGAGAATG catattattattctgtGATCATGTCACAATGGAATTTCATGGACAAGAACAAGCAGAATTTATTGGTAGCAAACGTGGCAGATTATATTTAACTACACAcagaatgatttttaatgcCAAAgatcaaaaggaaaaaatgcaaTCATTTAGCTTCCCATTTATAACATTGAGTGAAGTTGAAGTAGAACAACCAATGTTTGGAGCTAATTACATCAAAGGTAAATGTCGTGCTCAACCAAATGGCAATTGGATTGGAGAATGCAAGttcaaattacattttaaaagtgGTGGTGCAATAGAATTTGGTCAAGCCATGTTAAGAGCTGCAGCAATgg ctcAACAAAATGGACCTGTAAATGATGCTCCACCGCCATATCAACCTCCAACATCAAATTGGTATGCAGCACCACCACCTGCTTATCAAGCAGCACCTACAGGATATTATGGATGGTTACCACGAAATGATGCTTTTTCAGATACGCCACCAG ccAATAGCGTATATATGACGGATATGCCACCTCCATATCCTGGTATAAATACACCTTATCAAGGATATGCAAATGTACCACAAGGTGCATGGGGAAATTCCAGTCAACAGCCTGGTTGGACACCACCTCAACAAAATGGTGCACCTGGGTGGGCTAATCCAAGTTATAATGCCCAACCAATGTCCCAAGCAGGTGCGTATCCAAATTATGGACAGCCAGCATATAACAGTTATTCGCAAAATCCTCCTCCATATACTCCATATTCTCAAGGTAATAATTATGTTCAATCTGGCTATTATCCACAACAAAATCCTTACAATCCATATCCacccaattattaa